Proteins encoded in a region of the Thermus thermamylovorans genome:
- a CDS encoding nitrous oxide reductase accessory protein NosL has translation MRNRREVLKVLGGLVLAGPALAQHGGHGHGGIASPRGGSLVSARTTPWEDGRCAFCDMPLKTPEGQWRGRTFPQGFFEQTYSQIAFERPRPAPHDPKQTVEALHFESIACMVNYAWVHGLGDGEGATFHVTDRGGYDPARPQETARLVPARQATFYWGERMMVVMNARLVAFADPAQARAFAERHREAHGRQRLLDFQTLLDLAPLPEMNLVALLARHAGLLEEGEGHHGH, from the coding sequence ATGAGGAACCGGCGTGAGGTGCTCAAGGTTCTAGGGGGCCTGGTCCTGGCGGGGCCCGCCTTGGCCCAGCATGGGGGCCACGGCCACGGGGGGATAGCCTCCCCTCGGGGGGGGAGCCTGGTTTCCGCCAGGACCACCCCCTGGGAGGACGGGCGGTGCGCCTTCTGCGACATGCCCCTCAAGACCCCCGAGGGGCAGTGGCGGGGGCGCACCTTCCCCCAGGGCTTCTTCGAGCAGACCTACAGCCAGATCGCCTTTGAGCGGCCCCGTCCTGCTCCCCACGACCCCAAGCAGACCGTGGAGGCCCTGCACTTCGAGAGCATCGCCTGCATGGTGAACTACGCCTGGGTCCACGGCCTTGGGGACGGGGAGGGGGCCACCTTCCACGTGACCGACCGGGGGGGCTACGACCCCGCCCGGCCCCAGGAGACGGCCCGCCTGGTGCCCGCCCGCCAGGCCACCTTCTACTGGGGGGAGCGGATGATGGTGGTGATGAACGCCAGGCTGGTGGCCTTCGCCGACCCTGCCCAGGCCCGGGCGTTTGCGGAGCGGCACCGGGAGGCCCACGGCCGCCAGCGGCTCCTGGACTTCCAGACCCTCCTGGACCTGGCCCCTCTGCCGGAGATGAACCTGGTGGCCCTCCTGGCCCGGCACGCGGGGCTTCTGGAGGAAGGGGAAGGGCACCACGGGCACTAG
- a CDS encoding nitrous oxide reductase accessory protein NosL has translation MRRRELLLGLLGVAFLGRALAAPRALRVGVEACPYCFMTVLDARHAAQAVNPQGRAFFYDDPACLLDQLNGWGGPSLSAREVYLADFGGSTRTAPRWVAAERALLYHHPRIRTPMGSGLLVFADRQALAEHLRARPERAGGRVLTWVEALKEGEGRTWVPADFLPPPPKVP, from the coding sequence ATGCGGCGACGCGAGCTTCTCCTCGGCCTTTTAGGGGTGGCCTTTCTGGGCCGGGCCCTGGCCGCCCCCCGGGCCCTTAGGGTGGGGGTGGAGGCCTGCCCCTACTGCTTCATGACCGTTCTGGACGCCCGCCACGCCGCCCAGGCGGTGAATCCCCAGGGGCGGGCCTTCTTCTACGACGACCCCGCCTGCCTCCTGGACCAGCTGAACGGCTGGGGGGGGCCCTCCCTCAGCGCCCGGGAGGTCTACCTGGCGGACTTCGGGGGGAGCACCCGCACCGCCCCCCGCTGGGTGGCCGCAGAAAGGGCCCTCCTCTACCACCACCCCCGGATCCGGACCCCCATGGGCTCGGGCCTCCTGGTCTTCGCCGACAGGCAGGCCCTGGCAGAGCACCTCCGGGCCCGGCCCGAGCGGGCGGGGGGGCGGGTCCTCACCTGGGTGGAGGCCCTGAAGGAGGGGGAGGGGCGCACCTGGGTGCCCGCCG